A region from the Rosa rugosa chromosome 6, drRosRugo1.1, whole genome shotgun sequence genome encodes:
- the LOC133715638 gene encoding cytochrome P450 714C2-like, translated as MAAEVILSVLLGGFVIWGLYLYEVLVLQPKRLRSKLEKQGIRGPPPSSILLGNIPEMKKIKIEAMKKPAATTTEAKDHPLSIAHDWPSNLFPHIAQWRKEYGPIFTYSTGSIQLLSVTEIEMVKEISMCTSLILGRPAYMSKDLKPLLGQGIISSSGQTWSHQRKIISPEFYFDKVKDMVDLMVDSTASLLRSWESKVESEGGMALFRIDQDLRSLSADIISRSSFGSNYSKGKEIFSKLRTLQQVMSQGNLGIPGLRHLPTKRNREIRSLEKEIHSMILEVAKKRNEATYEKDLLQMILEGAKNYSDADSFFSSGMSEDQFIVDNCKNIYFAGHETTAITASWCLLLLAAYPEWQARVRAEVLEICKDGIPNADVLRGMKTLTMVIQETLRLYSPATFISRHALEDIKLKDILIPKGTTIQIPISMVQQLPELWGPDAADFNPNRFEDGIRGACKFPQAYFPFGFGARICVGQNLAMTELKVILSLILSKLSFSLDPAYQHSPVFRLVIEPELGVSLHVRRV; from the exons ATGGCAGCAGAGGTGATACTATCAGTGTTGTTGGGTGGGTTTGTGATATGGGGGTTGTATCTCTATGAGGTTTTGGTGCTACAGCCAAAGAGGCTAAGATCAAAGCTTGAAAAGCAAGGGATCAGAGGGCCTCCTCCTTCATCAATACTTCTGGGGAATATCCCAGAAATGAAGAAGATCAAAATCGAGGCGATGAAGAAGCCAGCAGCTACAACAACAGAAGCAAAGGATCACCCACTTTCTATTGCTCATGATTGGCCTTCAAATCTATTCCCTCATATTGCGCAGTGGCGAAAGGAATATG GGCCAATCTTCACCTATTCAACTGGAAGCATACAGCTATTAAGCGTTACAGAGATAGAGATGGTGAAGGAAATTAGCATGTGCACATCTTTGATTTTAGGAAGGCCTGCTTATATGTCTAAGGATTTGAAGCCCCTATTAGGACAAGGCATTATCTCTTCAAGTGGCCAAACTTGGTCACACCAGAGGAAAATCATTTCTCCTGAATTCTACTTTGATAAGGTTAAG GATATGGTCGATTTAATGGTGGACTCTACAGCGTCACTATTAAGATCTTGGGAAAGCAAAGTTGAAAGTGAGGGAGGAATGGCATTGTTTAGGATTGATCAAGATTTGAGAAGCTTGTCAGCAGATATAATATCAAGATCATCATTTGGAAGTAATTATTCAAAGGGGAAAGAAATCTTTTCAAAGCTCAGGACTCTTCAACAAGTTATGTCTCAGGGAAACCTTGGCATTCCCGGCTTAAG GCACTTGCCAACAAAGAGGAACAGAGAGATAAGGAGTCTAGAGAAAGAGATTCACTCAATGATACTGGAGGTTGCCAAAAAGCGCAATGAGGCTACTTATGAGAAGGATCTTCTTCAAATGATACTCGAGGGAGCAAAAAATTACTCTGATGCTGATAGCTTTTTTTCATCTGGTATGTCCGAGGACCAGTTCATAGTGGATAATtgcaagaatatatattttgctGGCCATGAGACCACTGCCATCACAGCATCATGGTGCTTGCTGTTGTTGGCTGCATATCCAGAGTGGCAAGCTCGTGTTCGTGCTGAGGTGCTTGAAATTTGCAAGGATGGCATTCCAAATGCTGATGTGCTTCGAGGCATGAAAACA TTGACTATGGTGATTCAAGAAACACTGCGCTTGTACTCACCAGCAACTTTCATCTCAAGACATGCATTGGAAGATATTAAACTCAAAGACATTCTAATTCCCAAAGGAACCACCATTCAGATCCCAATCTCAATGGTGCAGCAATTGCCGGAATTATGGGGACCTGATGCTGCTGACTTTAATCCCAATAGATTCGAGGATGGAATTCGTGGGGCTTGCAAGTTTCCTCAGGCCTATTTCCCATTTGGATTTGGCGCTCGCATTTGTGTTGGCCAAAACTTGGCCATGACAGAATTGAAGGTGATTCTGTCTCTCATATTATCCAAGTTATCATTCTCGCTCGACCCTGCATACCAACACAGCCCGGTTTTTAGGTTGGTTATTGAACCTGAACTTGGAGTAAGTCTCCATGTGAGGAGGGTGTGA